In a single window of the Ancylobacter polymorphus genome:
- the era gene encoding GTPase Era produces MNDTIEETPDAPAENTRCGFVALIGTPNAGKSTLTNALVGTKVSIVSHKVQTTRALVRGIAIEGATQIVLVDTPGIFAPKRRLEKAMVRSAWSGVGDADAVVLLIDARAGLTEDVQAIIRGLADVKRPRAILLNKIDLVKRENLLELAAKVAELISFDRLFMVSALAGDGLKELRQWLAQLLPLGPWLYPEDQISDAPMRSLAAEITREKLFHRLHEELPYRSTVETDSWQERKDGSVRIEQTIFVERESQRKIVLGKSGETIKAISMAARKELTEIVEAPVHLFLFVKVRENWADDPARYREMGLEFPQE; encoded by the coding sequence ATGAACGACACCATCGAAGAAACTCCCGACGCACCCGCCGAGAACACGCGCTGCGGCTTTGTCGCCCTCATCGGCACGCCCAATGCCGGCAAGTCGACGCTGACCAACGCGCTGGTCGGCACCAAAGTGTCCATCGTTTCGCACAAGGTGCAGACCACCCGCGCGCTGGTGCGCGGCATCGCGATCGAAGGCGCGACGCAGATCGTGCTGGTGGACACGCCCGGCATCTTCGCGCCCAAGCGCCGGCTGGAAAAGGCGATGGTGCGCTCCGCCTGGAGCGGGGTGGGCGATGCCGACGCCGTGGTGCTGCTGATCGACGCCCGCGCCGGGCTGACCGAAGATGTGCAGGCCATTATCCGTGGCCTGGCGGATGTGAAGCGGCCGCGCGCGATCCTGCTCAACAAGATCGACCTGGTGAAGCGCGAGAACCTGCTCGAACTCGCTGCCAAGGTCGCCGAACTCATCAGTTTCGACCGGCTGTTCATGGTCTCCGCGCTGGCCGGCGACGGGCTGAAGGAACTGCGGCAGTGGCTGGCGCAACTCTTGCCGCTCGGCCCCTGGCTCTACCCGGAGGACCAGATTTCCGACGCGCCGATGCGCTCGCTCGCGGCCGAGATCACCCGCGAGAAGCTGTTCCACCGGCTGCATGAGGAACTGCCCTACCGCTCCACTGTCGAGACGGACTCCTGGCAGGAGCGCAAGGACGGCTCGGTACGCATCGAGCAGACCATTTTCGTCGAGCGCGAAAGCCAGCGGAAGATCGTGCTCGGCAAGTCCGGCGAGACCATCAAGGCGATCTCCATGGCCGCGCGCAAGGAACTGACCGAGATCGTCGAGGCGCCGGTGCATCTGTTCCTGTTCGTCAAGGTGCGCGAGAACTGGGCCGACGATCCCGCCCGCTACCGTGAGATGGGGCTGGAATTCCCGCAGGAGTGA
- the rnc gene encoding ribonuclease III, with the protein MTRGKNRVADDAGLEALEAALGHVFADRAHLRLALTHISAVTGVQGSKARVRSYQRLEFLGDHVLGLIVSDMLYRAFPQAEEGELSRRLADLVCEEACAEVALAMGLGPHLRLGAGEDRSGGRERPAILADVVEAVLAAVYLDAGFAAAEAMVERFWRARLSTPGSSARDPKTALQEWAQGRGLPPPHYRLVERSGPDHNPEFRIAVDVPGFEPVEATGSSKQNAQKTAAAAFLQRVTA; encoded by the coding sequence ATGACACGCGGCAAGAACCGCGTCGCCGACGACGCCGGCCTGGAGGCGCTCGAAGCGGCGCTCGGCCATGTCTTCGCCGACCGGGCGCATCTGCGGCTCGCGCTCACCCATATCAGCGCCGTCACCGGCGTGCAGGGCTCGAAGGCGCGGGTGCGCTCCTATCAGCGGCTCGAATTCCTCGGCGACCATGTGCTGGGGCTGATCGTCTCCGACATGCTCTACCGCGCCTTCCCGCAGGCGGAGGAAGGCGAGCTGTCGCGCCGCCTCGCCGATCTCGTCTGCGAGGAAGCCTGCGCCGAGGTGGCGCTCGCCATGGGGCTCGGGCCGCATCTGCGGCTCGGCGCCGGCGAGGACCGCTCAGGCGGGCGCGAGCGCCCCGCCATCCTCGCGGATGTGGTGGAGGCGGTGCTGGCGGCGGTGTATCTCGACGCCGGCTTTGCCGCCGCCGAGGCGATGGTGGAGCGCTTCTGGCGCGCCCGCCTCTCCACCCCCGGAAGCTCCGCCCGCGACCCCAAGACCGCCTTGCAGGAATGGGCGCAGGGGCGGGGCCTGCCGCCGCCGCATTACCGGCTGGTCGAGCGTTCCGGGCCCGACCATAATCCCGAATTCCGCATTGCCGTCGACGTGCCGGGCTTCGAGCCGGTCGAGGCGACCGGTTCCTCCAAGCAGAACGCTCAGAAGACCGCGGCTGCGGCGTTTCTCCAACGGGTCACAGCATGA
- the lepB gene encoding signal peptidase I, whose translation MTSTTEPKKQEGGLGETVKVILQAFLIALLIRTFLFQPFNIPSGSMKETLLVGDYLFVSKYSYGYSRFSLPLSPPLFDGRILGSTPNRGDVVVFKLPRDESTDYIKRVIGLPGDEIQMIGGLLHINGVPVKREDAGYWMDDEGNGRVERVKRWTETLPNGVSYYTLDLVENGFYDNTDVYKVPPGHYFMMGDNRDNSTDSRVLSQVGYVPYENLIGRAQVIFFSVKEGDAAWQFWKWPWTVRWDRLFTFVR comes from the coding sequence ATGACGTCCACCACCGAACCGAAGAAGCAGGAAGGCGGCCTCGGCGAAACCGTGAAGGTCATCCTTCAGGCGTTTCTGATCGCCCTGCTGATCCGCACCTTTCTGTTTCAGCCCTTTAACATCCCCTCCGGGTCGATGAAGGAGACGCTGCTGGTTGGGGATTATCTCTTCGTCTCCAAATACAGCTATGGCTACAGCCGCTTCTCCCTGCCGCTCTCGCCGCCGCTGTTCGACGGGCGCATTCTCGGCTCCACGCCCAATCGCGGCGATGTGGTGGTGTTCAAGCTACCGCGCGATGAGAGCACGGATTACATCAAGCGGGTGATCGGCCTTCCCGGCGACGAGATCCAGATGATCGGGGGGCTGCTGCACATCAATGGCGTGCCGGTGAAGCGCGAGGATGCCGGCTACTGGATGGACGATGAGGGCAATGGCCGGGTGGAGCGCGTGAAGCGCTGGACCGAGACGCTGCCCAACGGCGTCAGCTACTACACGCTCGATCTCGTCGAGAACGGGTTCTACGACAATACCGATGTCTATAAGGTGCCGCCCGGCCACTATTTCATGATGGGCGACAACCGCGACAATTCCACCGACAGCCGGGTGCTGAGCCAGGTTGGCTATGTGCCCTATGAGAACCTGATCGGCCGCGCGCAGGTCATCTTCTTCTCGGTGAAGGAAGGCGACGCGGCCTGGCAGTTCTGGAAGTGGCCGTGGACGGTGCGTTGGGACCGTCTCTTCACCTTCGTGCGATGA
- the acpS gene encoding holo-ACP synthase yields MILGIGSDITDVRRVAEVLERHGERFLDRVFTPVERAKSDRRARRAESYAKRFAAKEACAKALGTGLAQGVFWRDMGVVNLPSGRPTMNLTGGAKARLDAMTPAGHEARIDLTITDDGPLAQAFVIISAVPISSGG; encoded by the coding sequence GTGATCCTCGGCATCGGCTCCGACATCACCGACGTGCGGCGCGTGGCCGAAGTGCTGGAACGGCACGGCGAGCGCTTCCTCGACCGGGTGTTCACCCCGGTGGAGCGTGCCAAGTCGGATCGCCGTGCCCGCCGGGCCGAAAGCTATGCCAAGCGCTTCGCCGCCAAGGAGGCCTGCGCCAAGGCGCTCGGCACCGGGCTGGCGCAGGGCGTGTTCTGGCGCGACATGGGCGTGGTCAACCTGCCCTCCGGCCGGCCGACCATGAATCTCACGGGTGGCGCCAAGGCGCGCCTCGATGCGATGACGCCCGCCGGCCATGAGGCGCGCATCGACCTGACCATCACCGATGACGGCCCGCTGGCGCAGGCCTTCGTCATCATCAGCGCGGTTCCCATATCCAGCGGCGGATAA
- a CDS encoding pyridoxine 5'-phosphate synthase, translated as MTAIVPPIRLGVNVDHVATIRNARGGDLPDPVRAAQLACAAGADGITAHLREDRRHIRDSDMRRLREQLTVPLNFEMAATDEMVAIALEQRPHAACLVPERREERTTEGGLDVIGGGIDLAHKVEKLGAAGIRVSLFVAPDAEQIARAADIGAAVIELHTGAWCEFLAAGETDKAEAELARLIAAAGQGSALGLEIHAGHGLDFATAEVMAAIGPIRELNIGHFLIGESIFVGLEGAVRQMRAAMARGRARIGAPQAA; from the coding sequence GTGACTGCCATCGTTCCCCCCATCCGCCTCGGCGTGAATGTCGACCACGTCGCCACCATCCGCAATGCACGCGGCGGCGATCTGCCTGACCCCGTGCGCGCCGCCCAGCTGGCCTGCGCCGCCGGGGCCGACGGCATCACCGCGCATCTGCGCGAGGACCGCCGCCATATTCGCGACAGCGACATGCGGCGCCTGCGCGAGCAACTGACGGTGCCGCTCAATTTCGAGATGGCGGCGACCGACGAGATGGTCGCGATTGCCCTTGAGCAGCGCCCGCATGCTGCCTGCCTTGTGCCGGAGCGGCGCGAGGAGCGCACCACCGAAGGCGGCCTCGATGTCATCGGCGGCGGCATAGATCTCGCCCACAAGGTGGAAAAGCTCGGCGCGGCCGGCATTCGCGTCTCGCTATTCGTGGCACCGGACGCCGAGCAGATCGCGCGCGCCGCCGATATCGGCGCGGCGGTGATCGAGCTTCACACCGGCGCCTGGTGCGAGTTTCTCGCCGCCGGCGAGACGGACAAGGCCGAGGCCGAACTGGCGCGGCTGATCGCGGCGGCGGGCCAGGGCAGCGCGCTGGGGCTGGAGATTCACGCCGGCCATGGGCTCGACTTCGCCACGGCGGAAGTGATGGCGGCCATCGGGCCGATCCGCGAACTCAATATCGGCCATTTCCTCATCGGCGAATCCATCTTCGTCGGGCTGGAAGGTGCGGTGCGCCAGATGCGTGCGGCCATGGCGCGCGGGCGGGCCCGTATCGGGGCGCCGCAGGCGGCGTGA
- the pyrE gene encoding orotate phosphoribosyltransferase has product MTQDEVVAEFRAAGALLEGHFILSSGLRSPVFLQKMFIFQDPVRTARLCKALAEKAEAAFGKIDYVVSPAVGGIVPGYETARQLGAMAVFVEREGGTFQLRRGFTIPPEAKVLMVEDIITTGLSSRECLAAIAEHTSNVVGAACLIDRSNGKADLGVPLVALAKLDIPAYPADALPPELAALPAVKPGSRGIQGVKA; this is encoded by the coding sequence ATGACACAAGACGAGGTGGTGGCCGAGTTCCGTGCGGCGGGGGCGCTGCTGGAAGGGCATTTCATTCTCTCCTCCGGCCTGCGCAGCCCTGTGTTCCTGCAGAAGATGTTCATCTTCCAGGATCCCGTGCGCACCGCCCGCCTGTGCAAGGCATTGGCGGAGAAGGCGGAAGCCGCGTTCGGCAAGATCGATTATGTGGTCTCGCCCGCCGTCGGCGGCATCGTTCCAGGCTATGAAACGGCCCGGCAGCTCGGCGCCATGGCGGTGTTCGTGGAACGCGAAGGCGGCACCTTCCAGCTGCGCCGCGGCTTCACCATTCCGCCCGAGGCGAAGGTGCTGATGGTGGAAGACATCATCACCACCGGCCTGTCCTCGCGCGAATGCCTCGCCGCGATTGCCGAGCACACGTCCAATGTGGTCGGCGCCGCCTGCCTCATCGACCGTTCCAATGGCAAGGCCGATCTCGGCGTGCCGCTGGTGGCGCTGGCGAAGCTCGACATTCCCGCCTATCCCGCCGATGCGCTGCCGCCGGAACTTGCGGCGTTGCCGGCGGTGAAGCCGGGTTCGCGCGGCATTCAGGGGGTGAAGGCGTGA
- a CDS encoding CsbD family protein: MTEQIQANVRIVSGAAKAFWGRLAGDAHRVASARVEQLAGEAALACAKARSRAGREGAVARA, from the coding sequence ATGACCGAACAGATTCAGGCCAATGTCCGTATCGTGTCGGGTGCCGCCAAGGCGTTCTGGGGTCGGCTGGCCGGCGACGCGCACCGCGTCGCCAGTGCCCGGGTCGAGCAGCTCGCCGGCGAAGCCGCTCTGGCCTGCGCCAAAGCCCGCAGCCGCGCGGGGCGCGAGGGCGCGGTCGCCCGCGCCTGA
- a CDS encoding RelA/SpoT family protein: MMRQYELVERVRRYNPNTDEALLDRAYVYAMRAHGTQKRASGDPYFSHPLEVAAILTDLKLDDATIVAALLHDTIEDTDATRDEIDKIFGQQIGALVEGLTKIKKLDLVSKQAKQAENLRKLLLAIADDVRVLLVKLADRLHNMRTLKWVPEEKRSRVAQETLDIYAPLAGRMGMHDMREELEDLSFRQLSPEAYDSILGRLQALKESNGELVAAIERELSDAIAQKGIGALVTGRQKRPHSIWRKMERKSVAFEQLSDIYGFRIIVETVEECYAALGVVHTKWPLVPGRFKDYVSTPKQNDYRSIHTTVVGPGRQRVELQIRTRQMHEIAEYGIAAHALYKDTGGSDPLTRESSAYAWLRRTIELLAEGSSPEEFLEHTKLELFHDQVFCFTPKGRLITLPRRATPIDFAYAVHTGVGDRAVGAKINGKISPLVSELQNGDEVEIITAAGQTPPAAWESIVVTGKARAAIRRATRAAVRAQYAGLGKKIVERAVVRAGKVFSEEKLAASVGRLARASLEDVYAAVGRGEMRSDDVVKAVHPEWTGPRPEERAALKGEGWFELEKGQSLKFKIPGIESDPDPQTAIPIRGINRELPVRFAPNGGAVPGDRIVGILSPGEGITIYPIQSPALQDFEEEPERWLDVRWDVEEDDPQRFPVQIVVVATNEPGSLAQIAQVIGERDGNIDNLRMSSRSADFTRMVIDIGVYDLRHLNGILTDLRARPVVSSVERVNG; this comes from the coding sequence ATGATGCGGCAGTACGAGCTCGTCGAGCGCGTACGCCGGTACAATCCCAATACCGACGAAGCGCTGCTTGACCGCGCTTACGTCTATGCGATGCGCGCCCACGGCACGCAGAAGCGCGCCTCCGGCGATCCCTATTTTTCGCACCCGCTCGAAGTCGCCGCCATCCTGACCGACCTCAAGCTCGACGACGCCACCATCGTGGCGGCGCTGCTGCACGACACGATCGAGGATACCGACGCCACCCGCGACGAGATCGACAAGATCTTCGGCCAGCAGATCGGCGCGCTGGTCGAGGGCCTGACCAAGATCAAGAAGCTCGACCTCGTGTCCAAGCAGGCGAAGCAGGCGGAGAACCTGCGCAAGCTGCTGCTCGCCATCGCCGACGATGTGCGTGTGCTGCTGGTCAAGCTCGCCGACCGCCTGCACAATATGCGTACGCTGAAATGGGTGCCGGAGGAAAAACGCTCCCGCGTCGCGCAGGAGACGCTGGACATCTATGCGCCGCTCGCAGGGCGGATGGGCATGCACGACATGCGCGAGGAGCTGGAGGACCTCTCCTTCCGCCAGCTCTCGCCGGAAGCCTATGATTCGATCCTCGGTCGGCTGCAGGCGCTGAAGGAAAGCAATGGCGAACTCGTCGCCGCCATTGAGCGCGAACTCTCCGACGCCATCGCCCAGAAGGGGATCGGCGCGCTCGTCACCGGCCGGCAGAAGCGCCCGCACTCCATCTGGCGCAAGATGGAGCGCAAATCCGTCGCCTTCGAGCAACTGTCCGACATTTACGGCTTCCGCATCATCGTCGAGACGGTGGAGGAGTGCTACGCGGCGCTCGGCGTGGTTCACACCAAGTGGCCGCTCGTGCCGGGGCGGTTCAAGGACTATGTCTCGACGCCGAAGCAGAACGATTACCGCTCCATTCACACCACCGTCGTCGGGCCTGGCCGCCAGCGTGTCGAGCTGCAGATCCGCACCCGGCAGATGCACGAGATCGCCGAATACGGCATCGCCGCGCACGCGCTCTACAAGGATACGGGCGGCTCGGACCCGCTGACGCGTGAATCCAGCGCCTATGCCTGGCTGCGCCGTACTATCGAGTTGCTGGCGGAGGGGTCTAGCCCCGAAGAGTTCCTGGAGCACACCAAGCTCGAACTGTTCCACGACCAGGTGTTCTGCTTCACCCCCAAGGGGCGGCTGATCACCCTGCCGCGCCGCGCCACCCCGATCGACTTCGCCTATGCCGTGCATACCGGGGTCGGCGACCGGGCGGTGGGGGCGAAGATCAACGGCAAGATTTCGCCACTGGTCTCCGAACTGCAGAATGGCGACGAGGTGGAGATCATCACCGCCGCCGGGCAGACGCCGCCGGCGGCGTGGGAATCCATCGTCGTCACCGGCAAGGCGCGCGCCGCGATCCGCCGCGCCACCCGCGCCGCCGTGCGGGCGCAATATGCCGGGCTCGGCAAGAAGATCGTCGAGCGCGCCGTTGTGCGGGCCGGCAAGGTGTTTTCCGAGGAGAAGCTGGCCGCCTCGGTCGGCCGTCTCGCCCGCGCCTCGCTGGAGGATGTCTATGCCGCCGTCGGGCGCGGCGAGATGCGTTCCGACGATGTGGTCAAGGCGGTGCACCCGGAATGGACCGGCCCGCGTCCCGAAGAGCGCGCGGCGCTGAAGGGCGAGGGCTGGTTCGAGCTGGAGAAGGGGCAGAGCCTCAAATTCAAGATCCCCGGCATCGAGAGCGATCCCGATCCCCAAACCGCCATTCCCATTCGTGGCATCAACCGCGAATTGCCGGTGCGTTTCGCGCCCAATGGTGGCGCCGTGCCGGGCGACCGCATCGTCGGCATCCTCTCGCCGGGCGAGGGGATCACCATCTACCCCATCCAGTCGCCCGCGCTGCAGGATTTCGAGGAGGAGCCGGAGCGCTGGCTCGATGTGCGCTGGGATGTGGAGGAGGACGATCCGCAGCGCTTCCCGGTGCAGATCGTCGTGGTCGCCACTAATGAGCCGGGATCGCTGGCGCAGATCGCCCAGGTGATCGGCGAGCGTGACGGCAATATCGACAATCTGCGCATGTCCTCGCGCTCGGCCGATTTCACCCGGATGGTGATCGACATCGGCGTCTATGATCTGCGGCACCTCAACGGCATTCTCACCGATCTGCGTGCCCGTCCGGTGGTCTCCAGTGTCGAACGAGTGAATGGGTGA
- the rpoZ gene encoding DNA-directed RNA polymerase subunit omega: protein MARVTVEDCIDKVDNRFELVLLAGHRARAIASGAPITVDRDNDKNPVVALREIADETVSPEDLREELIHSLQKFTEVDEPEPETVPMIASQSSSGDDSDVMLDRMTEEELLAGLQGLVPPEPSDDDEG, encoded by the coding sequence ATGGCTCGCGTCACCGTCGAGGACTGCATCGACAAGGTCGACAATCGCTTCGAGCTGGTCCTTCTTGCCGGCCATCGGGCGCGCGCCATCGCGTCCGGCGCGCCGATCACGGTTGACCGTGACAATGACAAGAACCCGGTTGTCGCCCTGCGCGAGATCGCCGACGAGACCGTCTCGCCGGAAGATCTGCGCGAGGAACTCATCCACTCGCTCCAGAAGTTCACCGAGGTGGACGAGCCGGAGCCCGAGACCGTTCCGATGATCGCCTCCCAGTCGTCGAGCGGCGACGATTCCGATGTCATGCTCGACCGCATGACCGAGGAAGAGCTGCTCGCCGGCCTGCAGGGGCTGGTGCCGCCGGAGCCGAGCGACGACGACGAAGGCTGA
- a CDS encoding NYN domain-containing protein, with product MVNGMEKIALFIDGANLYSATKSLGFDIDYKRLLKEFQGRGYVLRAFYYTTLVEDTEYSSIRPLLDWLDYNGYSVVTKPAREFTDSQGRRRVRGNMDIELAVAAMELADHVDHIVLFSGDGDFRSLVEAVQRKGVRVTVVSSIHTQPPMIADELRRQADVFLDLVDLQAKVGRDPADRSGRMQETPRFLERRAPAPAPDDDAADS from the coding sequence ATGGTCAACGGCATGGAAAAGATCGCCCTCTTCATTGACGGGGCAAATCTGTACTCCGCCACCAAGTCTCTCGGTTTCGATATAGACTACAAGCGGCTTTTGAAGGAGTTTCAGGGGCGCGGCTATGTTCTGCGCGCCTTCTATTACACCACGCTCGTCGAGGACACGGAATACTCCTCGATCCGCCCGCTGCTCGACTGGCTCGACTATAATGGCTACTCGGTCGTCACCAAGCCGGCGCGGGAGTTCACCGACAGCCAGGGTCGGCGCCGGGTGCGCGGCAATATGGATATCGAGCTGGCGGTCGCCGCCATGGAGCTCGCCGACCATGTCGACCATATCGTCCTGTTCTCCGGCGACGGCGATTTCCGCTCGCTGGTGGAGGCGGTGCAGCGCAAGGGCGTGCGGGTGACGGTGGTGTCCAGCATCCACACCCAGCCGCCGATGATCGCCGACGAGCTGCGCCGTCAGGCCGACGTGTTCCTCGATCTCGTGGATCTGCAGGCCAAGGTTGGCCGCGACCCGGCGGACCGTTCCGGCCGCATGCAGGAGACGCCGCGCTTTCTGGAACGCCGCGCGCCCGCGCCCGCCCCCGACGACGACGCGGCGGATTCCTGA
- a CDS encoding uracil-DNA glycosylase, whose product MGAVFDASPAVAVPEPPRDCPLCPRLVAFRDHWRAQEPGWHNAPVPSFGPEDGRLLIVGLAPGLRGANRTGRPFTGDYAGELLYSTLIKFGFATGTFEARPDDSLRLVDARLTNAVRCVPPENKPTTDEIRTCRPFFSATIGLLPSLSAIVALGKIAHDQVLAAHGERLSHHKFAHGAVHRLGDLVLFDSYHCSRYNTNTGVLTTEMFHAVFAKVRAHIDTLG is encoded by the coding sequence ATGGGCGCGGTTTTCGACGCTTCGCCCGCAGTGGCGGTGCCGGAGCCGCCGCGTGACTGCCCGCTCTGCCCGCGCCTCGTCGCCTTTCGCGACCATTGGCGCGCGCAGGAGCCCGGCTGGCACAACGCGCCGGTGCCCTCCTTCGGCCCAGAGGACGGGCGCCTGCTCATCGTCGGGCTGGCCCCGGGGCTGCGCGGGGCCAACCGGACCGGCCGTCCCTTCACCGGCGACTATGCCGGCGAGTTGCTCTATTCGACGCTGATCAAGTTCGGCTTCGCCACCGGCACGTTCGAGGCCCGGCCGGACGATTCACTGCGGCTGGTCGATGCGCGTCTCACCAATGCCGTGCGCTGCGTGCCGCCAGAGAACAAGCCGACCACGGACGAAATCCGCACCTGCCGCCCGTTCTTTTCCGCAACGATCGGGCTGCTGCCGAGCCTCAGCGCCATCGTCGCGCTGGGCAAGATCGCCCATGACCAGGTGCTGGCGGCGCATGGCGAGCGCTTGTCGCACCACAAGTTCGCCCATGGCGCCGTGCACCGCCTGGGCGATCTCGTGCTTTTCGACAGCTATCACTGCTCGCGCTACAACACGAATACCGGCGTGCTGACGACGGAGATGTTCCACGCCGTCTTCGCCAAGGTGCGGGCCCATATCGACACGCTCGGCTGA
- the epmA gene encoding EF-P lysine aminoacylase EpmA — MSIAASPWWSPARHADRRPFLIGRQRLQAALRGFFAARDFMEVETPILQVSPGNETHLKAFTTQLERPDGERTPRYLHTSPEFTAKKLLAAGEARLFTFARVFRNGERTALHHPEFTMLEWYRARETYEALMADCAALLALAAETAGTGVFQYGGLACEVTKEPERLTVAEAFDRFAGIELMATVGVEANDRDALWHAVRDAGIRVAADDTWADVFTRVMVEKIEPHLGVGRPTILCEYPISEAALARPKAADPRVAERFELYVSAVELANAFGELTDAAEQRRRFVQWMDEKERLYGERYPIDVDFLAALAQMPEASGIALGFDRLAMLACGARRVEDVLWAPVAP; from the coding sequence ATGTCGATTGCCGCCTCGCCCTGGTGGTCGCCCGCACGCCATGCCGACCGGCGGCCCTTCCTGATCGGCCGCCAGCGGCTGCAGGCGGCGCTGCGCGGTTTTTTCGCCGCGCGGGACTTCATGGAGGTGGAAACGCCGATCCTGCAGGTGTCGCCGGGCAACGAGACGCATCTCAAGGCCTTCACCACCCAGCTGGAGCGCCCGGATGGAGAGCGCACGCCGCGCTATCTCCACACCTCGCCGGAATTCACCGCCAAGAAGCTGTTGGCGGCGGGCGAGGCGCGGCTGTTCACCTTCGCCCGTGTCTTCCGCAATGGTGAGCGCACGGCGCTGCATCATCCCGAATTCACCATGCTGGAATGGTACCGTGCCCGGGAGACCTATGAGGCGCTGATGGCCGATTGCGCTGCGCTGCTGGCCCTGGCGGCGGAGACCGCCGGAACGGGGGTTTTTCAGTATGGCGGCCTGGCCTGCGAGGTCACAAAGGAGCCGGAACGGCTGACCGTGGCGGAGGCGTTCGACCGCTTCGCCGGCATCGAGCTCATGGCGACGGTGGGCGTGGAGGCGAATGACCGCGACGCGCTCTGGCACGCGGTGCGGGACGCGGGAATCCGCGTGGCGGCGGATGACACATGGGCGGATGTGTTCACCCGCGTCATGGTCGAGAAGATCGAGCCGCATCTCGGTGTCGGCCGGCCGACCATCCTGTGCGAATACCCGATTTCGGAAGCCGCGCTGGCGCGCCCCAAGGCGGCCGACCCGCGCGTGGCCGAGCGCTTCGAGCTTTATGTCTCGGCGGTCGAACTCGCCAATGCCTTCGGCGAACTCACCGACGCCGCCGAACAGCGGCGCCGTTTCGTCCAGTGGATGGATGAGAAGGAGCGCCTTTACGGCGAGCGCTACCCGATCGACGTGGATTTCCTCGCTGCGCTGGCGCAGATGCCGGAAGCCTCCGGCATCGCGCTCGGATTCGACCGGCTGGCGATGCTGGCCTGCGGCGCGCGGCGGGTCGAGGATGTGCTGTGGGCGCCGGTCGCGCCCTGA
- the efp gene encoding elongation factor P, with product MVKVIASTLRKGNVVDIDGKLYVVLTADNIHPGKGTPVTQLDMRRISDGVKISERYRTTEQVERAHVEDRPFTFLYSDGEGYHFMNPENYDQVAVHPDVVGDQAAYLQESMQVMLKMHEGVGIAIELPQRVVLEVTETEPVVKGQTASSSYKPAILSNGVRSAVPPHIGVGTRIVVMTSDGSYVERAKD from the coding sequence ATGGTCAAGGTCATCGCCAGCACGCTGCGCAAGGGCAACGTGGTCGACATCGACGGCAAGCTCTATGTCGTGCTTACCGCCGACAACATCCACCCCGGCAAGGGCACTCCGGTGACCCAGCTCGACATGCGCCGCATCTCCGATGGCGTGAAGATCTCCGAGCGTTACCGCACCACCGAGCAGGTGGAACGCGCCCATGTCGAGGATCGCCCCTTCACCTTCCTGTATTCGGATGGCGAGGGCTATCACTTCATGAACCCGGAGAATTACGACCAGGTGGCGGTCCACCCGGACGTGGTGGGCGACCAGGCCGCCTATCTCCAGGAAAGCATGCAGGTCATGCTGAAGATGCACGAGGGTGTCGGCATCGCCATCGAACTGCCGCAGCGCGTCGTGCTCGAAGTCACCGAGACCGAGCCTGTCGTGAAGGGGCAGACCGCCTCTTCCTCCTACAAGCCGGCGATCCTCTCCAACGGCGTGCGCTCGGCCGTGCCGCCGCATATCGGCGTGGGCACCCGCATCGTCGTCATGACCTCCGACGGCTCCTATGTCGAGCGCGCCAAGGACTGA
- the smpB gene encoding SsrA-binding protein SmpB yields the protein MAEKKTEQRKVVADNRRARFDYEIGEVFEAGIALSGTEVKSLRGGRATVAESYVSAKTGEAIIYNTFIPEYLQANRFNHEPRRPRKLLLHKRQIAKIWQAVEREGMTVVPLRIYFNEQGRAKVEIAIARGRKAHDKREALKAKDWARDKQRLLRDRG from the coding sequence ATGGCTGAGAAGAAGACAGAACAACGCAAGGTCGTCGCCGACAACCGGCGGGCGCGTTTCGACTATGAGATCGGCGAGGTGTTCGAGGCCGGCATCGCGCTGTCGGGCACCGAGGTGAAGAGCCTGCGCGGCGGTCGCGCCACGGTGGCGGAGAGCTATGTCTCCGCCAAGACCGGCGAGGCGATCATCTACAATACCTTCATCCCGGAATATCTGCAGGCGAACCGCTTCAACCACGAGCCGCGCCGCCCGCGCAAATTGCTGCTGCACAAGCGCCAGATCGCCAAGATCTGGCAGGCGGTGGAGCGCGAGGGCATGACCGTGGTGCCGCTGCGCATCTATTTCAACGAGCAGGGCCGGGCCAAGGTGGAGATCGCCATCGCCCGCGGCCGCAAGGCGCATGACAAGCGCGAGGCGCTGAAGGCGAAGGACTGGGCCCGCGACAAGCAGCGTCTGCTGCGCGATCGGGGCTGA